A region of the Bacillus sp. NP247 genome:
AAACACCACTTTGAAGATGTGGTGTTTTTCGTCTTGTTAATTACTTTTTTCAAAAGCTAGTTTAATACCAAAACCAATTAAGACGATTCCTGTTAACCCTTGAATATAACGTTGCGTCTTCGGTTTTTTCATAAAAGTACTAATTTTATCAATTAAAAATATATAAAAAGCGAACCATATAACTGTTAAAATGAGATAAGTAAGGCCCATTACGAGAAGTTGGATAAACGTATTATGAGTTGGATTTAAAAATTGCGGTAAAAAAGTTAAAAAGAAGACTGCAATTTTAGGGTTTAATAAATTTGTAAGAAACCCTTGGCGAAAACAAGAAGTATGCTCGTTTTCATTATTCAAAGATATATCGTTCGTATCAACGCCTTCTTTGTTTCTTACTGCTAAAAGGGCTTTAATACCAATATAAATTAAATATAGAGCTCCAACGTACTTGAAAATAGAGAATAAAAGAGCTGACTTTACAATAAGTGCGGAAAGTCCGATTACTGCTGCTAACGTATGAATCAAAAGTGCAACACATGTACCGAACACTGTTTTCACCCCGCCCACCTTACCGGCAACTAATGTGTTTTTCGTGGCCATTGCTGTATCTGGACCGGGTAAAATAATAAGAAAAATGGACATAATGATGAAAAGAAAAAAATTTTCAATCATAGTCGCTCCTCCTTTTTTTATTTTTAGAATATTCGATTAAAAATAGTGTAGCACATATTTTGATTTAATAAAATTAAATTTTATTAAAAATTATTAAATAGGAAAGAGGTTATATAGTCGCGTAATTACACGACCATATAGCCTCAGGTTTATCCCGTATGAATGGGGATGTTACCCATTTATTAAATTTTCACTTTATGCATTAAGTAAGTTAAAGAATCGATTTACATCTTCTTCTGAAACATCACTTAACTGCTTATATTTATAATTCGGATTTTGATCTTTATCAACGACAACAGAGCGTACTCCTTCGAAGAAATCTGCATGTCTCATGAAGTTTTTAGCAAGTACAAGGTCGGTAGCGAAACATTCTTCAACGGACTTATCTTGTCCATCAATAAACTGTTTTAATGTTACTTTTAACGAAATAGGGGATTTTGATAATAGCATTTCTTTCGTTTTTAAAGCAAAGGAACCTTGATCTTTCTCCAATGAATGGATGATTTCTTCAATTGTATCGAATGCAAAATGTGAATTCATTTCTTCTAATGTAGGAGCAAGTTCGCTCTCTAAGCTTGGAGCAGTTGCAAATGTACGAATGACTTCTTTTAAATTAGTATGTACATCATCTTTATGCCAATTTATACTTTCCAATTCAGTAAGGAAATTTGGTAATGAATCAGATGTCATAAAGTAATCAGCAGCGTTTATAAATAATACGTCAGATGCTTTTAAAATAGATGCCGTTAAAGCAACATAGCGGCCAGCAAAC
Encoded here:
- a CDS encoding LysE family translocator — translated: MIENFFLFIIMSIFLIILPGPDTAMATKNTLVAGKVGGVKTVFGTCVALLIHTLAAVIGLSALIVKSALLFSIFKYVGALYLIYIGIKALLAVRNKEGVDTNDISLNNENEHTSCFRQGFLTNLLNPKIAVFFLTFLPQFLNPTHNTFIQLLVMGLTYLILTVIWFAFYIFLIDKISTFMKKPKTQRYIQGLTGIVLIGFGIKLAFEKSN
- a CDS encoding enoyl-CoA hydratase/isomerase family protein, which translates into the protein MTEHVLFSVSENGVASITLNRPKALNSLSYDMLQPIGQKLKEWENDERIALIVLKGAGTKGFCAGGDIKTLYEARSNEAALQHAERFFEEEYEIDTYIYQYKKPIIACLDGIVMGGGVGLTNGAKYRIVTERTKWAMPEMNIGFFPDVGAAYFLNKAPGFAGRYVALTASILKASDVLFINAADYFMTSDSLPNFLTELESINWHKDDVHTNLKEVIRTFATAPSLESELAPTLEEMNSHFAFDTIEEIIHSLEKDQGSFALKTKEMLLSKSPISLKVTLKQFIDGQDKSVEECFATDLVLAKNFMRHADFFEGVRSVVVDKDQNPNYKYKQLSDVSEEDVNRFFNLLNA